From Scleropages formosus chromosome 25, fSclFor1.1, whole genome shotgun sequence, a single genomic window includes:
- the LOC108921408 gene encoding cyclic AMP-responsive element-binding protein 3-like protein 3-B, giving the protein MADTPSKDFDAVELLDLLFDQADGILWSEEKAGRQTWPAPGHGVGGVATPLDYSVLPSALSSTNPGSNFLDSLLSVPDSLSGSLQWSHSPSDSGIGEDPPSDQTDSPPPSDSPALHTAPLPLSRHDYEEPDVTINLGGWEAGFPGRGPPHRPPISTGVPLTIKDLLLLGTNEPPPAPSQQPLQELILNEDEKKLLAKEGVSLSSQLPLTKMEERILKKIRRKIRNKHSAQESRKKKKEYIDTLEGRMAACSAHNQELQRKVLQLEKSNTSLMEQLRRLQALLMTASSKTAQTSTCVLVLLLSFLLILVPSLQPFSSSGVSPAGDFSSARVQSRWLHSVMEGRQALSPLSVDGGVEPIGSLLAKEEQLPETNGIPQNRSVEERDHGRHGDPITGHAATVTWSSRQDAPLRPHADDM; this is encoded by the exons ATGGcggacaccccaagcaag GACTTTGACGCGGTCGAGCTGCTGGACCTGCTCTTCGATCAGGCAGACGGGATCCTGTGGAGCGAGGAGAAGGCCGGGCGCCAAACCTGGCCAGCGCCGGGGCACGGTGTGGGAGGggtcgcgaccccgctcgacTACAGCGTGCTTCCCTCA GCGCTGAGCTCCACCAACCCCGGCAGCAACTTCCTGGACAGCCTGTTGAGCGTCCCGGACTCGCTCTCTGGCTCCCTCCAGTGGTCCCACTCACCCAGCGATAGTGGCATCGGCGAGGACCCCCCCTCGGATCAGACGGACAGCCCCCCGCCCTCGGACTCCCCCGCCCTCcacaccgcacccctccccctttcccGGCACGACTACGAGGAGCCGGACGTCACCATCAACCTGG GTGGCTGGGAGGCCGGGTTCCCCGGCAGGGGTCCTCCCCACAGGCCGCCCATCTCCACGGGAGTCCCACTCACCATCAAGGACCTGCTGCTGTTGGGAACGAACGAGCCG CCCCCGGCACCGTCCCAGCAACCCTTGCAGGAGCTCATTCTCAACGAGGATGAGAAGAAACTGCTGGCCAAGGAAGGAGTGAGTCTGTCCAGCCAGCTGCCCCTCACTAAG ATGGAGGAGAGGATTCTGAAAAAGATCCGCAGAAAGATCCGGAACAAGCACTCGGCCCAGGagagcaggaagaagaagaaggagtaCATCGACACACTGGAGGGAAG GATGGCAGCGTGCAGCGCCCACAACCAGGAACTCCAGAGGAAGGTCCTCCAGCTGGAGAAGAGCAACAC GTCGCTGATGGAGCAGCTGCGCAGGTTGCAAGCACTGCTGATGACTGCGTCCAGCAAGACAGCGCAGACGAGCACCTGTGTGCTG gtgctgctgctgtccttcTTGCTCATCCTGGTCCCCAGCCTGCAGCCCTTCTCCAGCAGCGGAGTGAGCCCCGCCGGAGACTTCAGCTCAGCCAGAG TCCAGTCTCGGTGGCTGCACTCTGTGATGGAGGGGCGGCAGGCGCTCTCACCGCTCTCTGTCGATGGAGGGGTGGAGCCCATCGGGTCCCTGCTAGCGAAGGAGGAGCAGCTTCCCGAGACCAACGGCATCCCCCAGAACCGCAGCGTGGAGGAGCGGGATCACGGTCGTCACGGAGATCCCATCACGGGCCACGCTGCCACGGTGACCTGGAGCTCGCGACAAGATGCTCCCCTTCGCCCCCATGCTGATGACATGTGA
- the sirt6 gene encoding NAD-dependent protein deacylase sirtuin-6 isoform X2, which yields MTTHHHHASLCRGPKGVWTLEERGETPHFETTFEEARPSPTHMALLALQRAGYLKYLISQNVDGLHMRSGFPRDLLSELHGNMFVEECCRCGKQYVRDKVIGVMGLKPTGRYCQETRSRGLRACRGKLISTILDWEDALPDRDLGRADEASRRADLALTLGTSLQIRPSGNLPLATKRKGGKLVIVNLQPTKHDKHADLRIHGYVDEVMIQLTELLGLDIPVWTGPTLCESSAVDVKLGPLAFPKVEVKSEEVKSEAEEDKKGATERISATDFLRAPSDKGAGSRQLVNRSPLCRPSAPGPHCAPHAKRPKLPPECPEAGEP from the exons ATGACGACACACCACCACCATGCTAGTTTGTGTAG GGGCCCCAAAGGCGTGTGGACTCTGGAGGAGCGGGGCGAGACCCCTCACTTTGAGACCACCTTTGAGGAGGCGCGACCCAGTCCCACCCACATGGCGCTGCTGGCGCTGCAGAGAGCCGGTTACCTCAAGTACCTCATCAGCCAGAACGTGGACGGCCTGCACATGCGCTCCGGCTTCCCCAG AGACCTTCTTTCCGAGCTCCACGGCAACATGTTTGTGGAGGAATGCTGCAGATGTGGCAA GCAGTATGTGCGGGACAAAGTGATTGGCGTCATGGGCTTGAAACCAACAGGGCGCTACTGCCAGGAGACCCGTTCCCGAGGGCTCCGTGCCTGCAG GGGGAAGCTGATCAGCACCATTCTGGACTGGGAAGATGCACTGCCAGATCGGGATCTAGGCCGGGCCGACGAGGCCAGCAG GCGGGCTGACCTGGCACTGACCCTGGGCACTTCACTGCAGATCCGGCCCAGTGGGAACCTTCCGCTGGCCACCAAGCGCAAGGGGGGCAAGCTGGTCATTGTCAACCTGCAGCCCACCAAGCAC GACAAACACGCCGATCTACGTATCCATGGCTACGTGGATGAGGTCATGATCCAGCTGACGGAGCTGCTGGGGCTGGACATTCCCGTGTGGACGGGGCCAACGCTGTGCGAGAGCTCCGCAGTGGACGTGAAGCTTGGCCCCCTCGCCTTTCCCAAGGTGGAGGTCAAGAGCGAGGAGGTGAAGAGCGAGGCTGAGGAGGACAAGAAGGGGGCGACCGAGCGTATCTCAGCAACTGACTTCCTTAGAGCACCCAGTGACAAAGGGGCAGGAAGCAGGCAGCTGGTTAACAGGAGTCCCCTCTGCCGTCCATCTGCACCGGGGCCCCACTGCGCCCCTCATGCCAAGAGACCCAAACTCCCTCCTGAATGTCCCGAGGCCGGTGAGCCCTGA
- the sirt6 gene encoding NAD-dependent protein deacylase sirtuin-6 isoform X1, whose amino-acid sequence MSVNYAAGLSPYPDKGVCGLPEVFDSPEQLRCQVAALAQMIRDAKYLVVHTGAGISTSAGIPDFRGPKGVWTLEERGETPHFETTFEEARPSPTHMALLALQRAGYLKYLISQNVDGLHMRSGFPRDLLSELHGNMFVEECCRCGKQYVRDKVIGVMGLKPTGRYCQETRSRGLRACRGKLISTILDWEDALPDRDLGRADEASRRADLALTLGTSLQIRPSGNLPLATKRKGGKLVIVNLQPTKHDKHADLRIHGYVDEVMIQLTELLGLDIPVWTGPTLCESSAVDVKLGPLAFPKVEVKSEEVKSEAEEDKKGATERISATDFLRAPSDKGAGSRQLVNRSPLCRPSAPGPHCAPHAKRPKLPPECPEAGEP is encoded by the exons ATGTCGGTGAACTACGCGGCCGGACTGTCTCCGTACCCGGACAAAGGGGTGTGCGGCCTGCCCGAG gtgtTCGACTCCCCCGAACAACTCCGCTGTCAGGTGGCCGCACTCGCCCAGATGATCCGCGACGCCAAGTACCTGGTGGTGCACACGGGCGCGGGGATCAGCACCTCTGCAGGGATTCCCGACTTCAG GGGCCCCAAAGGCGTGTGGACTCTGGAGGAGCGGGGCGAGACCCCTCACTTTGAGACCACCTTTGAGGAGGCGCGACCCAGTCCCACCCACATGGCGCTGCTGGCGCTGCAGAGAGCCGGTTACCTCAAGTACCTCATCAGCCAGAACGTGGACGGCCTGCACATGCGCTCCGGCTTCCCCAG AGACCTTCTTTCCGAGCTCCACGGCAACATGTTTGTGGAGGAATGCTGCAGATGTGGCAA GCAGTATGTGCGGGACAAAGTGATTGGCGTCATGGGCTTGAAACCAACAGGGCGCTACTGCCAGGAGACCCGTTCCCGAGGGCTCCGTGCCTGCAG GGGGAAGCTGATCAGCACCATTCTGGACTGGGAAGATGCACTGCCAGATCGGGATCTAGGCCGGGCCGACGAGGCCAGCAG GCGGGCTGACCTGGCACTGACCCTGGGCACTTCACTGCAGATCCGGCCCAGTGGGAACCTTCCGCTGGCCACCAAGCGCAAGGGGGGCAAGCTGGTCATTGTCAACCTGCAGCCCACCAAGCAC GACAAACACGCCGATCTACGTATCCATGGCTACGTGGATGAGGTCATGATCCAGCTGACGGAGCTGCTGGGGCTGGACATTCCCGTGTGGACGGGGCCAACGCTGTGCGAGAGCTCCGCAGTGGACGTGAAGCTTGGCCCCCTCGCCTTTCCCAAGGTGGAGGTCAAGAGCGAGGAGGTGAAGAGCGAGGCTGAGGAGGACAAGAAGGGGGCGACCGAGCGTATCTCAGCAACTGACTTCCTTAGAGCACCCAGTGACAAAGGGGCAGGAAGCAGGCAGCTGGTTAACAGGAGTCCCCTCTGCCGTCCATCTGCACCGGGGCCCCACTGCGCCCCTCATGCCAAGAGACCCAAACTCCCTCCTGAATGTCCCGAGGCCGGTGAGCCCTGA